In a single window of the Pandoraea pulmonicola genome:
- a CDS encoding FAD-dependent oxidoreductase — MILDAHDIPSGTCLQADLCIAGAGAAGITLALALESSGLDVILLESGADAPEAAIQQLYAGTVADARLHPPTDSYRVRRFGGSTTLWGGRCMPLDAIDFEARDYMPHSGWPIAMDDLLPWYGEANALCEAGEFAYTAEQAFTRPSRPMIGDFASDVFSTNTLERFSCPTDFGNRYRARLATGRVRVVQHANLCRMPMQPGAARRVGPVEVRTFDGQHTFTVAARAYVLAAGGLETPRLLLNSPGASGRGLGNAHDVVGRYYMSHLAGTIGTIDLSGASSVYHGYEVSDEGVYCRRRLALRAPAQRALRAGNFVARLHHPRIPDAGHGNGILSALYLARPIVPYEYAKRLYGDTHDRSLGNWLAHVRNVIVDAPNTARFLTHWLTKRTLAARKFPSVIVRPANLRFSLDFHAEQAPNPDSRVTLGDEVDALGLRRIHVDWRYSDEDVATVTRALAALATEVERAGVGRFSYDPAEVEAEMTRYGAYGGHHIGTARMGDDPRTSVVDANARLHEADNVFIAGAAVFPTSGQANPTLSLVALALRLANHLRTQADVTALPVATTQTMPAEIAMAPAAPNTIHTT, encoded by the coding sequence ATGATTCTCGACGCCCACGACATTCCTTCCGGCACCTGCCTGCAAGCCGATCTGTGCATTGCGGGCGCGGGCGCGGCCGGCATCACGCTGGCCCTGGCGCTCGAATCGAGCGGGCTCGACGTGATTCTGCTCGAGAGCGGCGCCGACGCGCCGGAAGCGGCGATCCAGCAACTCTATGCCGGCACGGTCGCCGACGCGCGGCTGCATCCGCCCACGGACAGCTACCGCGTGCGCCGCTTCGGCGGCTCGACCACGCTCTGGGGCGGGCGCTGCATGCCGCTCGACGCCATCGACTTCGAGGCGCGCGACTATATGCCGCACAGCGGCTGGCCGATCGCGATGGACGACCTGCTGCCGTGGTACGGCGAGGCCAACGCCCTGTGCGAGGCCGGCGAATTCGCCTACACGGCCGAGCAGGCGTTCACGCGGCCATCCCGTCCGATGATCGGCGACTTCGCGAGCGACGTCTTCTCGACGAACACGCTCGAACGATTCAGTTGCCCGACGGACTTCGGCAACCGGTATCGCGCACGCCTCGCCACGGGACGCGTGCGCGTCGTGCAGCACGCCAACCTGTGCCGCATGCCCATGCAACCCGGGGCGGCCCGACGGGTCGGGCCTGTCGAAGTGCGCACGTTCGACGGACAACATACCTTCACGGTCGCGGCGCGCGCCTACGTGCTTGCGGCCGGCGGCCTGGAAACCCCGCGGCTCCTGCTCAACAGCCCCGGCGCGAGCGGACGCGGCCTCGGCAACGCGCACGACGTCGTGGGCCGCTACTACATGAGCCATCTGGCGGGAACGATCGGCACGATCGATCTTTCGGGCGCGTCGTCGGTGTATCACGGCTACGAAGTGTCGGACGAGGGCGTCTACTGTCGCCGCCGCCTCGCGTTGCGCGCACCGGCCCAACGCGCATTGCGCGCGGGCAACTTCGTCGCGCGGCTGCACCATCCACGCATTCCGGACGCCGGGCACGGCAACGGCATCCTGTCCGCGCTGTATCTCGCGCGCCCCATCGTGCCTTACGAGTACGCCAAGCGACTGTACGGCGACACGCACGACCGCTCGCTCGGCAACTGGCTCGCGCACGTGCGCAACGTCATTGTCGATGCGCCGAACACGGCGCGCTTTCTGACGCACTGGCTGACGAAGCGCACGCTCGCCGCACGCAAATTCCCGTCGGTCATCGTGCGACCGGCCAATCTGCGCTTCAGCCTCGACTTCCATGCCGAGCAGGCGCCCAATCCCGACAGCCGCGTGACGCTGGGCGATGAGGTCGACGCGCTCGGTCTGCGCCGCATCCACGTGGACTGGCGTTACAGCGACGAAGACGTGGCGACCGTCACGCGCGCACTGGCCGCGCTGGCGACCGAGGTCGAGCGCGCGGGCGTCGGCCGCTTCTCGTACGACCCGGCCGAAGTGGAAGCCGAGATGACGCGCTACGGCGCCTACGGCGGCCATCACATCGGCACGGCGCGCATGGGCGACGATCCGCGCACGAGCGTGGTCGATGCCAACGCCCGCCTGCACGAAGCCGACAACGTCTTCATCGCCGGCGCGGCCGTCTTTCCGACCTCTGGCCAGGCCAACCCCACGCTCAGCCTCGTGGCCCTCGCGCTGCGACTCGCCAATCATCTTCGGACGCAGGCAGACGTGACCGCTCTTCCCGTCGCGACGACGCAGACCATGCCGGCCGAAATCGCCATGGCCCCCGCTGCCCCCAACACCATCCACACCACCTGA
- a CDS encoding lipopolysaccharide biosynthesis protein yields the protein MSDIPPSTTRAGASMLRGSVISLGVRLLDLPSRYGFHLLIAAALGVVETGNFYIVFSTMVALAGFGRLGIDQALTRQLAMDVASGRSDAVRPTIRRALWLVLLASGAVSVLLAAGAAVFADDVLSKPGLAVPLMLGALSFIPQNVGAALAGALAGLQRVGFSQMIYSWLWPAIFCVAVIPLVVTGSLTVTTALLLIAASFTLTAVAGAVLLRRFLHEVPRSAVAHGPAPGLLKPGLSLFSLELTKLLITSAPAIVLGIVASSRETGLFALAWRLALVINLLISGVTGMAAPRFASLHARHDTAGLERSAAQAIGLVLCLALPVTAAMLIVPGHLLGLFGHGYDDGASALRVLALGQIAAACFTAMPELLGMTAHTRALTRINAASVVVLLAGLALLAPLGGSVGASFAASLAIAVNGAAATWAAHRLLGVSPLGALGRAITDAIARMAGRSRKP from the coding sequence ATGAGCGACATCCCTCCTTCGACCACCCGGGCCGGCGCGTCGATGCTTCGCGGCAGCGTGATCAGCCTCGGCGTGCGCCTGCTGGATCTGCCCAGCCGCTACGGATTCCACTTGCTGATCGCGGCGGCGCTGGGTGTCGTCGAGACCGGCAATTTCTATATCGTGTTCAGCACGATGGTGGCGCTCGCCGGATTCGGCCGTCTCGGCATCGACCAGGCGCTCACGCGGCAACTCGCCATGGACGTGGCCTCCGGCAGGTCCGATGCGGTGCGCCCGACGATCCGGCGTGCGCTGTGGCTGGTGCTGCTGGCGTCGGGCGCGGTGTCCGTGCTGCTTGCCGCGGGCGCCGCCGTGTTCGCCGACGACGTGCTCAGCAAGCCTGGTCTGGCCGTCCCGCTCATGCTCGGGGCGCTCTCGTTCATTCCGCAGAACGTTGGCGCGGCGCTCGCGGGCGCGCTCGCCGGCCTGCAGCGCGTGGGGTTCAGTCAGATGATCTACTCGTGGCTGTGGCCCGCGATCTTCTGCGTGGCCGTGATCCCGCTGGTCGTCACGGGCAGTCTGACGGTGACGACCGCACTACTGCTCATCGCCGCGAGCTTCACGCTGACGGCAGTGGCCGGGGCCGTGCTGCTGCGGCGCTTCCTGCACGAAGTGCCGCGGTCGGCCGTCGCGCACGGCCCGGCGCCTGGACTGCTGAAGCCGGGGCTGTCGCTGTTCTCGCTCGAACTCACCAAGCTGCTGATCACGTCGGCGCCGGCCATCGTGCTCGGGATCGTGGCATCGTCGCGCGAGACGGGCCTGTTCGCACTCGCGTGGCGTCTCGCGCTCGTCATCAATCTGCTGATCAGCGGCGTGACGGGGATGGCGGCGCCGAGATTCGCCAGTCTCCATGCGCGCCACGATACGGCGGGGCTGGAGCGCAGCGCGGCGCAGGCGATCGGGTTGGTGCTCTGTCTGGCGCTGCCGGTCACGGCCGCCATGCTGATCGTGCCCGGCCATCTGCTCGGCCTGTTCGGTCACGGCTATGACGACGGTGCCAGCGCGTTGCGCGTGTTGGCGCTCGGGCAGATCGCGGCGGCCTGCTTCACGGCCATGCCGGAACTGCTCGGCATGACGGCGCATACGCGCGCGCTGACCCGGATCAACGCGGCTTCGGTCGTGGTGCTGCTGGCCGGGCTCGCGCTGCTGGCGCCACTGGGCGGGAGTGTCGGGGCGTCGTTCGCGGCGTCGCTCGCGATTGCGGTGAATGGCGCGGCCGCCACGTGGGCGGCGCATCGCTTGCTCGGCGTGTCGCCGCTTGGCGCGTTGGGACGCGCAATCACCGATGCCATTGCCAGAATGGCGGGGCGTTCCCGCAAGCCATGA
- a CDS encoding WecB/TagA/CpsF family glycosyltransferase — translation MTSDTDLNARQTARERDVFTPSVALFGLDIAAVPFDTAVDVLAQAAARREGRSRIVVTPNVDHIVRLDTQPEFKRLYRTADYLFADGMPIVWASRLFGTPLPGRVTGADLLPALCDRARATGARAVFVGGRPGQEAQITAGLAARFPGLDFTLIAPSMTFDPTGPEGQAVARRVRELAPDLIFVCLGMPKQERWAMAHAHDMPGGLMLCVGAAIEFAAGMQRRAPGWMQRTGLEWVWRILQDPGRMWRRYLVDDRRFIGICWRHWRATSHAGGAR, via the coding sequence ATGACCAGTGACACGGATCTGAATGCACGTCAGACCGCGCGCGAGCGCGATGTCTTCACACCCAGCGTCGCCCTGTTCGGGCTCGACATTGCCGCGGTGCCGTTCGACACGGCCGTCGACGTGCTCGCGCAGGCCGCCGCGCGGCGCGAAGGGCGCTCGCGTATCGTGGTGACGCCGAACGTCGATCACATCGTCCGGCTCGACACGCAGCCGGAGTTCAAGCGTTTGTATCGCACCGCCGACTATCTCTTTGCCGACGGCATGCCGATCGTCTGGGCGAGCCGCCTGTTCGGCACACCGCTGCCGGGACGCGTGACGGGCGCCGACCTGCTCCCCGCCCTGTGCGACCGCGCGCGCGCGACGGGCGCCAGGGCCGTGTTCGTCGGCGGGCGTCCCGGACAGGAGGCGCAGATCACCGCCGGACTTGCCGCCCGCTTTCCCGGACTCGATTTCACGCTGATCGCGCCGTCGATGACGTTCGACCCGACCGGGCCCGAGGGACAGGCTGTTGCGCGGCGCGTGCGCGAACTTGCGCCCGATCTCATCTTCGTGTGTCTCGGCATGCCGAAGCAGGAGCGTTGGGCGATGGCGCATGCGCACGACATGCCGGGCGGGTTGATGTTGTGCGTGGGAGCGGCCATCGAGTTCGCGGCCGGCATGCAGCGGCGCGCGCCCGGCTGGATGCAGCGTACGGGCCTCGAGTGGGTGTGGCGAATCCTGCAGGATCCGGGGCGGATGTGGCGGCGCTACCTGGTCGACGATCGGCGCTTCATCGGCATCTGCTGGCGGCATTGGCGCGCCACGTCGCATGCCGGGGGCGCGCGCTGA
- a CDS encoding glycoside hydrolase family 44 protein — protein MRVSRHRNSCVRLIQLAGAALMLSAAACTEATPGGALPVAISVDAAANRHPINPYIYGINFGTTAMLQDLRVPLNRSGGNSASAYNWRLDARNAGRDWYYESLPVNPADINDQFGDRFVALTQAGGATPIVTISMLGRVATLSRARERLASFSIAKYGPQQNHDVDGMTDAGNGILRNGTPVVNDPDDATVPDDPASQQARVAALVQQFGPARAGGVRYYAMDNEPSLWQLIHNDVHPTGAHASEIAAKVIAYSRAVKAADPDAKVIAPEEWGWNGYLYSGFDQQHSVKHGYAQAPDRLRETGGMPYVPWLLAQWKQAGHPVDVFSLHFYPQSGEYEEPATANSPAIALMRNRSTRNLWDPDYKDPTWINDVVALIPKMRQWVDTYYHPGTPIAITEYNWGADTRMNGATAQADILGIFGRERLDMATRWGTLDPSMPVYKAIKLYRNYDGQGGEFGSTSIAAKVPDPDTVSAFAALRGGDGAMTVVVVNKQLDRAAKATISLANFAGAGVSEVWQLANNELARRPDAPFSDGILHAELPPQSVTLFVVRGATAQTAVPAKSSAAVN, from the coding sequence ATGCGCGTATCGCGGCACCGTAATTCGTGCGTCCGTCTGATCCAACTGGCCGGCGCCGCGTTGATGCTGTCGGCCGCCGCGTGCACCGAAGCGACGCCCGGCGGCGCGCTGCCGGTCGCCATTTCCGTCGACGCGGCCGCCAACCGGCATCCGATCAATCCGTACATCTACGGCATCAACTTCGGCACGACGGCCATGCTGCAGGACCTGCGCGTGCCGCTGAACCGTTCCGGGGGCAACAGCGCGTCGGCCTATAACTGGCGGCTCGACGCGCGCAACGCCGGGCGCGATTGGTACTACGAGAGCCTGCCGGTCAACCCGGCGGACATCAACGATCAGTTCGGCGACCGGTTCGTGGCGCTCACGCAGGCCGGCGGCGCCACGCCGATCGTCACGATTTCGATGCTCGGCCGGGTCGCCACGCTCTCGCGCGCCCGCGAGCGGCTTGCGAGCTTCTCGATCGCGAAGTACGGGCCGCAGCAGAACCATGATGTGGACGGCATGACCGACGCCGGCAACGGTATTCTGCGCAACGGCACGCCGGTCGTGAACGATCCGGACGACGCGACGGTGCCCGACGATCCGGCCAGCCAGCAGGCGCGCGTGGCCGCCCTCGTGCAGCAATTCGGTCCGGCGCGCGCCGGTGGCGTGCGCTACTACGCCATGGACAACGAGCCGAGCCTCTGGCAACTGATTCACAACGACGTGCATCCGACGGGGGCGCACGCCAGCGAGATTGCCGCCAAGGTGATCGCTTACTCGCGCGCGGTGAAGGCGGCCGACCCGGACGCAAAGGTCATCGCGCCGGAGGAGTGGGGCTGGAACGGCTATCTCTACAGCGGCTTCGATCAGCAGCACTCGGTCAAGCACGGGTATGCGCAGGCGCCCGACCGTCTGCGGGAGACCGGCGGCATGCCGTACGTGCCCTGGCTGCTCGCGCAATGGAAGCAGGCAGGCCATCCGGTCGATGTCTTCAGCCTGCACTTCTATCCGCAAAGCGGCGAGTACGAGGAGCCAGCCACCGCCAATTCGCCCGCCATCGCGCTCATGCGCAATCGCTCGACCCGCAATCTCTGGGACCCCGACTACAAGGATCCGACGTGGATCAACGACGTGGTGGCGCTGATTCCGAAGATGCGTCAGTGGGTGGACACCTACTACCACCCGGGCACGCCGATCGCGATCACCGAGTACAACTGGGGCGCGGACACGCGCATGAACGGCGCGACCGCCCAGGCGGACATCCTCGGCATCTTCGGCCGTGAAAGGCTGGACATGGCGACCCGCTGGGGCACGCTCGATCCGTCGATGCCGGTCTACAAGGCCATCAAGCTCTATCGGAATTACGACGGCCAGGGCGGCGAGTTCGGTTCGACCAGCATCGCGGCGAAGGTCCCCGATCCCGACACGGTGTCTGCCTTTGCCGCATTGCGCGGGGGCGATGGCGCGATGACGGTCGTCGTCGTCAACAAGCAACTGGACCGTGCCGCGAAGGCCACGATCTCGCTGGCCAACTTCGCCGGCGCGGGCGTGAGCGAAGTCTGGCAACTGGCGAACAACGAACTGGCCCGGCGGCCGGACGCGCCGTTCTCGGACGGCATCCTGCACGCCGAACTGCCGCCGCAGAGCGTGACGCTCTTCGTGGTGCGCGGCGCGACGGCGCAAACCGCTGTACCCGCGAAATCGTCGGCGGCGGTGAACTGA
- a CDS encoding NAD-dependent epimerase/dehydratase family protein, with product MKARILVTGATGFIGRHVVQALAAADWAEPVAASRRAGPGLRAVDAVDADSLGAALAEADGVVNCVAGSPETIVANARALRAALDARATAMPVVHFSSMAVYGVLQGRIDETAPIAGASPYGTAKVEAERMLARMPGVSLLRPGCVYGGGSPQWSARIAQLLRAGRLGDLGAAGDAHSNLVHVDDVVSAALSALRMPNAEGCAYNLAMADAPRWNEYFIAYALALGATPVKRIGARQLKLETKLLAPALKIAEIAGRKIGVKSLPPPIPPSLARLWRQDICLDSGLAEHAFGIAWKPWREAVKAEAARS from the coding sequence ATGAAAGCCCGCATTCTCGTTACCGGTGCGACCGGATTTATCGGCCGCCACGTCGTTCAGGCGCTCGCGGCCGCGGATTGGGCCGAGCCGGTTGCGGCGTCGCGTCGGGCGGGCCCAGGCTTGCGTGCAGTCGATGCCGTGGACGCCGACTCGCTGGGCGCCGCGCTGGCCGAAGCCGATGGCGTCGTGAATTGTGTCGCGGGATCGCCCGAGACGATCGTGGCCAATGCACGCGCACTGCGCGCTGCCCTCGACGCGCGCGCCACGGCGATGCCTGTCGTCCACTTCAGCTCGATGGCGGTGTACGGTGTGCTCCAGGGCAGGATCGACGAGACCGCGCCCATCGCGGGCGCGAGCCCGTACGGGACGGCAAAGGTCGAAGCGGAGCGGATGCTCGCGCGCATGCCCGGGGTGAGTCTGCTGCGTCCAGGATGCGTGTACGGCGGCGGGAGTCCGCAATGGTCGGCGCGCATTGCGCAGTTGCTGCGTGCCGGGCGTCTGGGCGACCTCGGCGCGGCAGGCGACGCGCACAGCAACCTGGTCCACGTCGACGACGTCGTGTCTGCCGCACTGAGCGCGCTGCGCATGCCGAATGCCGAAGGCTGCGCCTACAACCTCGCCATGGCCGACGCGCCGCGCTGGAACGAGTACTTCATCGCCTATGCGCTGGCGCTGGGTGCGACACCGGTCAAGCGCATCGGCGCGCGGCAGTTGAAGCTGGAAACGAAGCTGCTGGCGCCCGCGCTCAAGATCGCGGAAATTGCCGGTCGCAAGATCGGTGTGAAATCGTTGCCACCGCCGATTCCGCCCTCGCTCGCGCGCCTTTGGCGGCAGGACATCTGCCTCGATTCCGGACTCGCGGAACACGCGTTCGGAATCGCATGGAAGCCGTGGCGCGAGGCCGTGAAAGCCGAAGCGGCACGGTCGTGA
- a CDS encoding polysaccharide biosynthesis/export family protein: protein MNMLRPACVLALMTLTACTHTWVDTKYQQPTNFATWVDAAPSPYRLLPGDDISVVLPFNVELNYKGRVAPDGTVAMPFAGTLPAAGQTLTQFGETVNRALATAGMTANAHALVSVTQTAAHVFVGGEVGKPGELALTPGMSVMQAIITAQGLLDTARTGEVVLIRRSPDGRPMLRTIDVKALTQQGDPAQDVVLQSNDTIFVPKSSIAEVDLWIDQYINKALPFQKNVNYDINGARSF, encoded by the coding sequence ATGAACATGCTCCGCCCGGCCTGCGTTCTGGCGCTGATGACGCTGACCGCCTGCACCCACACCTGGGTCGACACGAAATACCAGCAACCCACTAATTTCGCGACCTGGGTGGACGCCGCCCCGAGCCCTTACCGTCTGTTGCCCGGCGACGATATTTCGGTCGTCCTGCCTTTTAACGTCGAACTCAACTACAAGGGGCGCGTCGCCCCCGACGGCACCGTCGCCATGCCTTTCGCCGGCACACTGCCCGCCGCCGGCCAGACGCTCACCCAGTTCGGCGAGACGGTCAACCGCGCGCTGGCCACCGCCGGCATGACGGCCAACGCCCATGCGCTGGTATCCGTCACGCAGACGGCCGCGCACGTCTTCGTCGGCGGCGAGGTCGGCAAGCCCGGCGAACTGGCGCTCACGCCCGGCATGAGCGTGATGCAGGCGATCATCACCGCGCAGGGCCTGCTCGATACGGCTCGCACCGGCGAGGTGGTGCTGATCCGTCGCAGCCCGGACGGCCGCCCGATGCTGCGCACGATCGACGTCAAGGCGCTTACCCAGCAAGGCGATCCGGCGCAGGACGTGGTGTTGCAGTCCAACGACACCATCTTCGTGCCCAAGTCGTCGATTGCCGAGGTGGATCTGTGGATCGACCAGTACATCAACAAGGCACTGCCGTTCCAGAAGAACGTGAACTACGACATCAACGGCGCACGCTCCTTCTGA